The following proteins are encoded in a genomic region of Rhodoferax aquaticus:
- the ppk2 gene encoding polyphosphate kinase 2 — protein MSFDSPQHTEEMVRRIRRDIMDSYDEELEMELDDGTMEALSGQQTEAQTDEDKAARRRYFQELFRLQGELVKLQDWVVRSRHKVVILFEGRDAAGKGGVIKRITQRLNPRVARVAALPAPNDRERTQWYFQRYISHLPAAGEIVLFDRSWYNRAGVERVMGFCTDDEYEEFFRTVPEFEKMLARSGIQLIKYWFSITDEEQHSRFLGRIHDPLKQWKLSPMDLESRVRWEEYTKAKEVMLERTHIPEAPWWVVQAVDKKAARLNCIHHLLEQIPYTEVEHPPVQLPARVRHDDYIRHPVPDEIIVPERY, from the coding sequence ATGAGTTTTGATTCCCCCCAACATACCGAAGAGATGGTTCGCCGCATTCGCCGCGACATCATGGACAGCTACGACGAAGAGCTGGAAATGGAGCTAGACGACGGCACCATGGAAGCCCTCTCGGGCCAGCAAACTGAGGCGCAGACCGACGAAGACAAAGCCGCGCGCCGACGCTACTTCCAAGAGCTGTTTCGCCTGCAGGGCGAGTTGGTCAAGCTCCAAGACTGGGTGGTGCGCAGCCGCCACAAAGTGGTCATCTTGTTTGAAGGGCGTGACGCCGCTGGCAAGGGCGGGGTGATTAAACGCATCACCCAGCGGCTCAACCCCCGCGTGGCCCGCGTGGCCGCGTTGCCTGCACCCAATGACCGCGAGCGCACGCAGTGGTACTTTCAACGCTATATCTCGCACCTGCCAGCGGCCGGAGAAATCGTGCTGTTTGACCGCAGCTGGTACAACCGCGCGGGCGTAGAACGTGTCATGGGCTTTTGCACGGACGATGAGTACGAAGAGTTCTTCCGCACCGTGCCCGAGTTCGAAAAAATGCTGGCACGCTCGGGCATTCAGCTCATCAAATACTGGTTCTCCATCACCGACGAAGAGCAGCATTCGCGCTTTTTAGGCCGCATTCACGACCCGCTCAAGCAGTGGAAGCTCAGCCCCATGGACCTGGAGTCGCGTGTGCGCTGGGAGGAGTACACCAAAGCTAAAGAGGTCATGTTGGAGCGCACCCACATTCCTGAAGCGCCATGGTGGGTGGTGCAAGCCGTAGACAAAAAGGCGGCGCGCCTGAACTGCATCCACCACTTGCTGGAGCAAATTCCGTACACCGAGGTCGAGCACCCGCCAGTGCAACTCCCAGCCCGCGTACGGCACGACGACTACATTCGCCACCCGGTGCCGGACGAAATCATTGTGCCGGAGCGCTATTAG
- a CDS encoding response regulator translates to MMQFDEDLSSCSALVVDGNPTSRSILISQLRDFGVGKVAQAARASDARRQLEFRSFDFVLCELNFHGDDRSGQDLLDDLRRNQLLPFSTIFIMITGEATYARVAEAAESALDGYLLKPHKATHLAERLRQARIRKKSFKEIFDAIEAEDFNQAAELCLARFESKGMFWLYAARVGAELLLRLDRTNDAQTLYKAVVAAKTLPWARLGIARAQLDAGQLTQATHTLENLISSEPNYADAYDVMGRAHFELGRFDQSLETYRMAASMTPGSITRLQNLAMMCYYAGDHEEAERLLDRTTRMGLESKMFDCQTLVLLAFTRLESTDRKGLLRCVDDFERLIEKNPDDPRQRRLARIVTTLSLIQDSQFALSVEAVRAMGATVKDMDFDFESANNLLALMAHLARQAIQLDDIEPVIDQLGLRFCNTRALTELLASSAQAHPPYAERIRACQVKVLEYAETAVSLSLAGKATAAVTNLIVFGTETLSARLIDNAMQMIYRHRAKIEDATKLEAQVQELRIRSGSAKLSLGEKKRQAGGLTLRTGRRAPPPKVDSDDDDSQLDLAFVPTRTAAPPKAPAPSSPAAAFMAMAARNKA, encoded by the coding sequence ATGATGCAGTTTGACGAAGACCTCTCCAGTTGCTCTGCCTTGGTGGTGGATGGGAACCCCACGTCTCGCTCTATCCTGATCTCTCAGTTGCGGGACTTTGGCGTCGGCAAAGTGGCCCAAGCAGCCCGGGCGTCCGATGCACGGCGTCAGTTGGAGTTTCGAAGCTTTGACTTCGTGCTGTGCGAACTCAATTTTCATGGCGACGACCGCTCAGGCCAAGACCTGCTCGACGACTTGCGCCGCAACCAGCTGCTGCCCTTCTCCACCATCTTCATCATGATCACCGGTGAGGCCACCTATGCACGGGTAGCCGAAGCGGCAGAGTCGGCCTTGGATGGCTACTTGCTCAAACCCCACAAAGCCACCCATTTGGCGGAACGCCTGCGCCAAGCGCGCATTCGCAAAAAATCATTCAAAGAGATCTTCGATGCCATCGAGGCTGAGGACTTCAACCAAGCCGCTGAACTGTGTCTGGCGCGGTTTGAGAGCAAAGGCATGTTTTGGCTGTATGCCGCCCGAGTGGGTGCCGAGTTACTGCTGCGCCTGGACCGCACCAATGACGCGCAAACTCTTTACAAGGCGGTGGTGGCAGCCAAGACGCTCCCATGGGCGCGGCTAGGTATTGCCCGTGCGCAGCTGGACGCGGGCCAGCTCACCCAGGCCACCCACACGCTAGAAAACCTGATCAGCAGCGAACCGAACTACGCCGATGCCTATGACGTCATGGGGCGCGCGCACTTTGAACTCGGCAGGTTTGACCAGTCCCTAGAGACCTACCGCATGGCCGCCAGCATGACACCGGGCTCCATCACCCGGCTGCAAAACTTGGCCATGATGTGCTACTACGCGGGCGACCATGAAGAGGCAGAGCGCCTGTTAGACCGCACCACGCGCATGGGCCTAGAGTCCAAGATGTTTGACTGTCAGACCCTGGTGCTACTGGCCTTTACGCGGCTAGAGAGCACAGACCGCAAAGGCTTGCTGCGCTGTGTGGACGACTTTGAGCGCCTGATTGAAAAGAACCCGGATGACCCCCGACAACGCCGACTCGCCCGCATCGTCACGACCCTGAGCCTGATCCAAGACAGCCAGTTTGCCCTGTCTGTAGAAGCGGTACGTGCTATGGGGGCTACGGTCAAAGACATGGACTTTGACTTTGAATCTGCCAACAACCTGCTGGCGTTGATGGCGCATTTGGCTCGGCAAGCGATACAACTTGATGACATTGAACCCGTAATCGACCAGCTGGGCCTGCGCTTTTGCAACACCCGGGCCTTAACCGAGCTACTGGCCAGCAGCGCACAGGCACACCCACCCTACGCGGAGCGCATTCGGGCCTGCCAAGTGAAAGTTTTGGAGTACGCAGAAACCGCGGTCTCACTGAGCTTGGCGGGCAAGGCCACGGCAGCCGTCACCAACCTGATTGTGTTCGGCACTGAAACCTTGAGCGCGCGGCTCATCGACAACGCCATGCAAATGATTTATCGGCACCGCGCCAAGATTGAAGATGCCACCAAGCTAGAAGCCCAAGTGCAAGAGTTGCGCATCCGCTCGGGCAGTGCCAAGCTGTCGTTGGGCGAGAAAAAACGCCAAGCGGGTGGACTCACCCTGCGCACAGGTCGCCGCGCACCGCCGCCCAAAGTGGACAGTGACGATGACGACTCCCAACTCGACTTGGCCTTTGTCCCTACGCGAACGGCCGCTCCACCCAAGGCACCAGCGCCATCCTCTCCCGCAGCAGCTTTTATGGCAATGGCCGCAAGAAACAAGGCATAG
- a CDS encoding ABC transporter permease has translation MSTTTLYRWAPVALALLLLLLWQLVCAVFAIPEYLFPSPWAITQSLIEFASPIGQAAWKTFWVTMIGFGLSIVVGVMLGFLVGSSRLAYAAVFPLLVAFNAVPKAAIVPILIVWFGIGVGPGILTAFLISFFPITVNMATGLATLEPELEDVLRVLGAKRWDVLVKVGLPRSMPYFFGSLKIAITLAFVGTVLAEMTAGDSGIGYLMQSAGSSQRMPLAFAGLVVIGAMAMAMYELFSFIEKNTTAWAHRSSQGE, from the coding sequence ATGAGCACCACCACCTTGTACCGTTGGGCACCCGTGGCTCTAGCCCTCCTACTGCTGCTGCTTTGGCAACTGGTGTGCGCCGTGTTTGCGATACCTGAGTACTTGTTTCCATCCCCCTGGGCGATCACGCAGTCACTCATCGAGTTCGCCAGCCCCATAGGCCAAGCGGCATGGAAGACGTTTTGGGTCACGATGATCGGTTTTGGCTTGTCCATTGTGGTGGGGGTGATGCTGGGCTTTTTGGTGGGCTCCTCGCGCTTGGCGTATGCCGCAGTGTTTCCGCTCTTGGTCGCTTTCAATGCGGTGCCCAAAGCAGCCATCGTGCCGATCTTGATCGTGTGGTTTGGCATCGGCGTGGGGCCGGGGATTTTGACGGCGTTTTTGATCTCGTTTTTCCCGATCACCGTGAACATGGCCACTGGCTTGGCGACACTAGAGCCAGAGCTGGAGGACGTGCTGCGCGTGCTAGGGGCAAAGCGCTGGGATGTCTTGGTCAAAGTGGGCCTGCCCCGTTCCATGCCTTACTTTTTTGGCTCACTCAAGATTGCGATTACCTTGGCTTTTGTAGGTACCGTATTGGCCGAAATGACCGCTGGCGACTCTGGCATTGGCTACCTGATGCAGTCGGCAGGCTCGTCACAGCGCATGCCCTTGGCCTTTGCGGGCCTCGTGGTCATTGGTGCAATGGCTATGGCCATGTACGAGCTCTTTAGCTTCATTGAGAAGAACACTACCGCCTGGGCGCACCGCAGTTCACAGGGCGAGTAA
- a CDS encoding ABC transporter ATP-binding protein, giving the protein MQAVPTPSEAYFVDFQDVWLAYNAQLLAQSQYAVEAIDLKVRKGEFIAIVGPSGCGKSTFMKLATGLKMPSKGQIRIDGAPVTGPLKISGMAFQAPSLLPWRTTVDNVLLPLEIVEPFKQQFKAKRAEFEARARTLLQKVGLAGYEDKFPWQLSGGMQQRASICRALIHQPKMLLLDEPFGALDAFTREELWCILRDLWTEQQFNVILVTHDLRESVFLADTVYVMGKSPGRFIVRKEIDLPRPRDLELTYTAEFTDIVHELRSHIGAVRQKAMSV; this is encoded by the coding sequence ATGCAGGCCGTGCCTACCCCCTCCGAAGCCTACTTTGTTGACTTTCAAGACGTTTGGCTCGCCTACAACGCACAGTTGTTAGCGCAGTCGCAGTATGCGGTGGAGGCCATAGACCTGAAGGTCCGCAAAGGCGAGTTCATTGCCATCGTGGGCCCCTCGGGCTGTGGCAAGTCCACCTTCATGAAGCTAGCTACAGGTTTGAAAATGCCCTCCAAAGGGCAGATTCGCATCGACGGCGCGCCGGTCACGGGTCCCCTCAAGATCTCTGGCATGGCATTTCAAGCACCCTCTTTGCTGCCTTGGCGTACCACGGTCGACAACGTGCTGCTGCCCTTAGAGATTGTGGAACCGTTCAAACAACAGTTCAAAGCCAAGCGCGCAGAGTTTGAAGCGCGGGCGCGCACACTCTTACAAAAAGTAGGCCTGGCGGGCTACGAGGACAAATTCCCGTGGCAACTGTCAGGCGGCATGCAACAGCGTGCCAGCATTTGCCGCGCCTTGATCCACCAGCCCAAAATGCTGTTGCTGGACGAGCCCTTTGGCGCGTTGGACGCATTTACCCGCGAAGAACTGTGGTGCATTCTGCGCGACCTGTGGACAGAGCAGCAATTCAACGTCATCTTGGTCACCCATGACTTGCGAGAGTCGGTGTTTTTGGCCGACACGGTGTACGTCATGGGCAAAAGCCCAGGGCGCTTCATCGTGCGCAAAGAAATCGACCTGCCCCGTCCGCGTGACCTAGAGCTCACCTATACCGCGGAGTTCACCGACATCGTGCATGAACTTCGCAGCCATATTGGCGCAGTCAGACAAAAGGCGATGAGCGTATGA
- a CDS encoding ABC transporter substrate-binding protein, which translates to MHKRHLLKSAITGLFALTLGSAFAQNTPIKFQLDWRFEGPAAFFLTPLAKGYFKDAKLDVTVDAGNGSGGTVTRVASGTYDMGFADMGSLMEFHANNPDAPNKPVAIMMVYNSTPASVMVLKKSGIKTIADLSGKKFGAPVFDAGRRAFPIFAKANNISNVQWTAMDPPLRETMLARGDVEAITGFTFTSLLNLEARGVKADEVLLFPYADNGVKLYGNVIIATPKLLKENPAAVKAFLQAFAKGMKEVLAKPDATIEFVRQRDGIINVDLETRRLKLAIDTAVNTADARTEGFGQIRPPRMSLMASQVSDAFNTKTRVNPDTVWNGSFLPTTAELNILPNKK; encoded by the coding sequence ATGCACAAACGTCACCTTCTCAAAAGCGCCATCACGGGCTTGTTTGCCCTCACGCTCGGCAGCGCATTTGCGCAAAATACGCCCATCAAGTTTCAGCTCGATTGGCGATTTGAAGGCCCTGCCGCTTTCTTTTTGACTCCCTTAGCCAAGGGCTACTTCAAAGACGCCAAGCTGGATGTCACGGTAGATGCTGGCAACGGATCGGGTGGCACGGTCACGCGGGTAGCGTCTGGCACCTACGACATGGGTTTTGCCGATATGGGCTCGCTCATGGAATTCCATGCCAACAACCCGGACGCACCCAACAAACCGGTCGCCATCATGATGGTCTACAACAGCACCCCCGCCTCGGTGATGGTGCTGAAAAAATCAGGCATCAAAACGATTGCGGACCTCAGTGGCAAAAAGTTCGGCGCGCCCGTATTTGATGCGGGCCGCCGCGCATTCCCCATCTTCGCCAAGGCCAACAACATCAGCAACGTGCAGTGGACCGCTATGGATCCCCCTTTGCGAGAAACCATGTTGGCGCGTGGAGATGTGGAAGCCATCACCGGTTTTACGTTCACATCGCTGCTGAACCTCGAGGCGCGCGGCGTCAAAGCGGATGAGGTGCTGCTGTTTCCCTACGCGGACAACGGCGTCAAGCTCTACGGCAACGTGATCATCGCGACCCCCAAACTTTTGAAGGAAAACCCAGCAGCCGTTAAAGCCTTTCTGCAGGCTTTTGCCAAAGGCATGAAGGAAGTACTGGCCAAGCCAGACGCTACGATTGAGTTCGTGCGCCAACGTGACGGCATTATCAATGTGGATTTAGAGACCCGCCGTCTCAAACTCGCCATTGACACCGCAGTCAACACGGCAGACGCCCGCACGGAAGGTTTTGGGCAAATTCGGCCACCGCGCATGTCGCTCATGGCAAGCCAAGTGTCTGATGCATTCAACACCAAAACCCGGGTGAACCCAGACACGGTGTGGAACGGCAGCTTTTTGCCCACAACGGCCGAACTCAACATTTTGCCCAACAAGAAGTAA
- the puuE gene encoding allantoinase PuuE produces MSTYDSTLPYPRDLIGYGKKPPHAQWPGQARVAVQFVLNYEEGGENSVLHGDAGSEQFLSEMFNPASYPERHISMEGIYEYGSRAGVWRILREFEKRQLPLTVFGVGMALERHPELTAAFKELGHEIACHGWRWIHYQNMDEAQEREHMQKGMDIIQRMTGERALGWYTGRDSPRTRRLVADFGGFEYDSDYYGDDLPFWMKVQKTDGNVVPQLIVPYTLDCNDMRFALPQGYSHADPFYQYIKDTFDVLYAEGAEQPAMMSIGMHCRLLGRPGRITALQRFLDHIAQHDKVWVCRRVDIARHWKATHPFQG; encoded by the coding sequence ATGAGCACCTACGACAGCACCCTGCCCTACCCACGTGACCTCATTGGCTATGGCAAGAAGCCTCCGCATGCCCAATGGCCGGGCCAAGCCCGTGTGGCAGTGCAATTCGTACTGAACTACGAGGAAGGCGGCGAGAACAGCGTGCTGCACGGCGACGCGGGGTCTGAACAATTCTTGTCAGAGATGTTCAACCCTGCCAGCTACCCTGAGCGCCATATCAGCATGGAAGGCATTTACGAATACGGCTCACGCGCAGGCGTGTGGCGCATCTTGCGCGAGTTTGAAAAGCGCCAACTCCCCCTCACTGTCTTTGGTGTGGGCATGGCCTTAGAGCGCCACCCAGAACTCACTGCCGCTTTTAAAGAACTCGGCCATGAAATTGCCTGCCACGGCTGGCGCTGGATCCACTACCAAAACATGGACGAAGCGCAAGAGCGCGAGCACATGCAAAAAGGCATGGACATCATCCAGCGCATGACCGGTGAACGTGCACTAGGCTGGTACACCGGGCGCGACAGCCCACGCACTCGCCGCTTGGTGGCTGACTTTGGGGGTTTTGAGTACGACAGCGACTACTACGGCGACGATTTGCCGTTTTGGATGAAGGTCCAAAAAACCGATGGCAATGTGGTGCCCCAACTCATCGTGCCCTATACCTTGGACTGCAACGACATGCGCTTTGCCTTGCCCCAGGGCTACTCGCATGCGGACCCGTTTTACCAATACATCAAAGACACCTTTGATGTGCTGTATGCGGAAGGCGCAGAGCAACCGGCCATGATGAGCATTGGCATGCACTGCCGCCTGTTAGGCCGCCCTGGACGTATCACCGCGCTGCAGCGCTTTTTGGACCATATCGCGCAGCACGACAAGGTGTGGGTCTGCCGCCGGGTCGACATCGCGCGACACTGGAAAGCCACCCACCCATTCCAAGGGTAA